One segment of Insulibacter thermoxylanivorax DNA contains the following:
- a CDS encoding MBL fold metallo-hydrolase, whose protein sequence is MKITRAGRVYQLGFLPRVFPVNCYLVEEEDGLTLIDAALPYAWRNILQTAESIARPIRRIVLTHPHVDHTGALKHLTSLLPDVPVLVSKRDARLLAGDFSLDDGEPNLPIRGGFDRSLLSLKVHPFQDGERIGSLLAIAAPGHTPGHTAFYEEREGILIAGDAFQTRGGAAVSGMLRPLFPFPAWATWSKQKALESACKLSELDLKWLAVGHGQMLADPLPAMRKAIDAATRAGVSEQ, encoded by the coding sequence ATGAAAATAACCCGTGCAGGGCGTGTTTATCAGTTGGGCTTTCTGCCGCGTGTTTTTCCTGTGAATTGTTACCTTGTAGAAGAAGAGGACGGCCTGACATTGATTGATGCAGCTCTTCCTTATGCTTGGCGGAATATCCTGCAGACGGCGGAGAGTATCGCAAGACCGATCCGGCGCATTGTGCTGACGCATCCCCATGTGGATCATACAGGGGCACTGAAGCATCTAACTTCGCTGCTGCCGGATGTCCCCGTGCTGGTCTCTAAGAGGGATGCACGGCTGCTTGCGGGGGACTTCTCCCTGGATGACGGGGAGCCGAATCTGCCGATCAGAGGCGGTTTTGACCGCTCGCTCTTATCACTTAAGGTGCATCCTTTCCAGGATGGGGAACGGATCGGGTCGCTTCTGGCGATCGCGGCGCCGGGGCATACACCAGGGCATACGGCCTTCTATGAGGAAAGGGAAGGGATCCTCATCGCCGGCGACGCCTTTCAGACGCGCGGCGGTGCAGCTGTATCCGGTATGCTTCGGCCGCTGTTTCCGTTCCCGGCGTGGGCTACATGGAGTAAGCAGAAGGCCTTGGAGAGTGCCTGCAAATTGTCAGAGTTGGATCTAAAATGGCTGGCCGTCGGACATGGGCAGATGCTCGCTGATCCGCTGCCGGCGATGAGAAAAGCCATCGATGCAGCGACTAGGGCTGGTGTTTCTGAGCAATAA
- a CDS encoding RNA polymerase sigma factor yields MQEHYLYDVAAIDVEDLRALMEHYGEDVWKYAYFLTGDPHLADDIAQETFIRAYRSFHTFRRESSVKSWLLKITRNTAFTAQRRAFLRKAVLLDSRSPDGSPSVSAGHRTAPSAEETVIAYETEAELWQVIMELPRKFRDPLILRFHYQFSMEEIAEILNISVGTVKSRIHRAKQKAANILKGRKIYD; encoded by the coding sequence GTGCAAGAACACTACCTATACGATGTCGCCGCAATCGATGTAGAAGACCTTCGGGCCTTGATGGAGCACTACGGCGAGGACGTGTGGAAGTATGCCTATTTCCTGACTGGAGATCCCCATCTGGCCGATGATATCGCACAGGAGACCTTTATCAGGGCATACCGCAGCTTTCATACCTTCCGCCGGGAATCCTCAGTCAAGTCTTGGCTGCTCAAGATCACCAGGAATACCGCCTTCACAGCACAGCGCAGAGCATTCCTGCGGAAAGCGGTGCTGCTGGACAGCCGTTCACCGGATGGATCCCCCTCTGTCTCTGCAGGACATAGGACGGCTCCTTCTGCTGAAGAAACCGTCATCGCCTATGAAACGGAAGCAGAACTATGGCAAGTGATCATGGAACTGCCGAGGAAATTTCGCGATCCGCTGATCCTGCGGTTCCATTATCAGTTCAGTATGGAAGAGATCGCAGAGATCTTGAACATCTCCGTCGGAACGGTCAAATCAAGAATCCACCGCGCTAAACAGAAAGCAGCGAATATCCTGAAGGGGAGGAAGATCTATGATTGA
- a CDS encoding ABC transporter ATP-binding protein, which produces MRGGGPRGIVLSKAKPKNTARTLKRIWQYLRVYRAGLYGVLLCTIAATACSLIAPYLLGSAVDDYIIPGDYAGLVRLSLFLLAVYAMQSLTSWLQQFIMVKVSMHTVQEMRRDIFERLQVLPIRFFDSQTHGELMSRTTNDIENVSGTLNQSVTQLISSILALAGSVAIMLYLNVWLTLVSMVTIPLVLLFTRTIAKWTRKYFSKQQAHLGELNSFIEETISGQKVIQVYRREQTSLSRFREINTTLTEAGIRAQIFSGTVGPMMNMLNNISFALMAGVGGWMAFQGWTSVGVVVAFLNYSKQFQRPLNDLANQFNLVQSAIAGAERVFETIDTESEYEQQSGSVKTLKDVRGEVVFEDVCFSYQKGAPVLNRISLRASPGQMIALVGPTGAGKTTIINLLTRFYEIDSGCITIDGTDIRELDKDSLRRRIGLVLQDAYLYSDTIRENIRFGRLEATDEEVEAAAKLANAHSFIQKLPQGYDTMLTAGGANLSQGQRQLLTIARAILADPAILILDEATSSIDTRTEMHIQTAMRQLMKGRTSFVIAHRLGTIRKADQILVINHGEIIERGTHEELLHQRGFYYDLYASQFKKSS; this is translated from the coding sequence ATGCGCGGCGGCGGTCCCAGGGGGATCGTACTAAGCAAGGCGAAGCCGAAGAATACTGCCCGGACTCTGAAGCGGATCTGGCAGTATCTCAGGGTGTATCGAGCTGGACTATACGGTGTGCTGCTCTGCACCATCGCTGCGACGGCATGCTCGCTCATCGCTCCTTACCTGTTGGGCTCGGCGGTGGATGACTATATCATCCCCGGGGACTATGCGGGATTGGTTCGGCTCAGCTTGTTTCTATTGGCCGTCTATGCCATGCAATCGCTGACCTCATGGCTGCAGCAATTCATCATGGTGAAGGTCTCCATGCATACGGTGCAGGAGATGCGGCGGGATATCTTCGAACGGCTGCAGGTTCTGCCGATCCGCTTCTTCGACAGCCAAACCCATGGGGAATTGATGAGCCGGACGACGAATGACATCGAGAACGTATCCGGAACGTTGAACCAAAGCGTCACTCAGCTGATCTCCAGCATCCTGGCCCTTGCTGGATCTGTGGCGATCATGCTCTATCTGAACGTCTGGCTGACGCTGGTCAGCATGGTGACGATCCCTCTGGTTCTGCTGTTCACGAGGACGATTGCCAAGTGGACGAGGAAGTACTTCAGCAAACAGCAAGCGCATCTCGGTGAGCTGAACAGTTTCATCGAGGAGACGATCTCCGGGCAGAAGGTCATCCAAGTATACCGAAGGGAACAGACCTCGCTCAGCCGGTTCAGGGAGATCAACACCACGCTTACGGAAGCCGGCATACGTGCGCAGATCTTCTCGGGCACCGTCGGCCCGATGATGAACATGCTGAATAACATCAGCTTCGCCTTGATGGCAGGAGTCGGCGGCTGGATGGCATTCCAAGGCTGGACATCCGTCGGGGTCGTCGTGGCGTTCCTCAACTATTCGAAGCAGTTCCAGAGACCGCTCAACGACCTGGCGAATCAGTTCAACCTCGTGCAGTCGGCCATCGCCGGTGCGGAGCGGGTATTCGAGACGATCGATACGGAATCGGAGTACGAGCAGCAGAGCGGCTCGGTGAAAACGTTGAAGGATGTGCGGGGGGAGGTTGTTTTCGAAGATGTGTGTTTCAGCTATCAAAAGGGCGCCCCTGTACTGAATCGGATCTCCCTGCGCGCTTCTCCAGGACAGATGATCGCGCTGGTCGGCCCGACGGGTGCGGGGAAGACGACAATCATCAATCTTCTGACCCGATTCTATGAGATCGATTCGGGCTGCATCACCATCGACGGCACGGATATCCGGGAGCTGGATAAGGACAGCCTGCGCCGCCGGATCGGTCTCGTGCTGCAGGATGCATATCTGTACTCGGACACGATTCGCGAGAATATCCGCTTCGGCCGCTTGGAGGCGACGGACGAAGAAGTGGAAGCGGCGGCGAAGCTCGCCAATGCGCACAGCTTCATTCAGAAGCTGCCGCAGGGTTACGACACGATGCTCACGGCAGGCGGTGCGAACCTCAGCCAAGGGCAGCGGCAGCTGCTGACGATTGCCCGCGCGATCCTCGCTGATCCGGCGATTCTCATCCTGGATGAAGCGACGAGCAGCATCGATACGCGGACGGAGATGCATATCCAGACGGCGATGCGCCAGTTGATGAAGGGCCGGACGAGCTTTGTCATCGCTCACCGGCTGGGAACGATCCGCAAGGCGGATCAGATCCTCGTCATTAACCATGGAGAGATCATCGAGCGCGGCACGCATGAGGAGCTGCTTCATCAGCGAGGTTTCTATTACGACCTGTATGCCAGCCAGTTTAAGAAGTCGAGCTGA
- a CDS encoding ABC transporter permease codes for MNIVQGLMSIIRFTFMTRLKSKTFLVVSLVFFLIITGLINLPRLFSLFGSGESEPDAIAVLNGPSEVVQGLIAYYAQQENPAYRIIDMSGQSEQAAREKLAEKEIVGYLVFDEQAADFPSAVYKSRGTMEFNVLEELSTALNRVKQQILIEELDLPREQFERITSPVMLTSEQVLLTSDGDGKSIDEVMMAYLLVYVMIFFLYMAVIMYGQMIATEITAEKSSRVMEILISSVSPITQMAGKLIGICLLGLVQLLFFVAVIVGNFLLVPGNTDVIHEIGFDLSKLDSSLFYYFLIFYLIGYFTYGTLSAAIGSLVSRTEELNQAITPVMVLVIIAFFIAFSGTQNPNTPMITITSYVPFLAPLIMFVRIGMSDPALWEIWLSIAIQLAAIWGLSWLSAKIYRTGVLMYGKRPTLKELWKAMKAYGI; via the coding sequence GTGAATATCGTGCAGGGTTTGATGTCCATCATTCGTTTCACGTTCATGACGCGTCTTAAGTCGAAAACCTTCCTCGTGGTGAGTCTGGTCTTCTTCTTGATCATCACGGGTCTTATCAATTTGCCGCGGCTGTTCAGTCTGTTTGGCAGCGGGGAATCTGAGCCCGATGCGATCGCTGTGTTGAACGGACCGTCAGAAGTCGTACAGGGGCTCATCGCATACTACGCGCAGCAGGAGAACCCCGCCTACCGGATCATCGATATGAGCGGGCAGTCGGAGCAAGCGGCGCGAGAGAAACTCGCTGAGAAGGAGATCGTCGGCTATCTGGTATTCGATGAGCAGGCTGCAGATTTTCCAAGCGCGGTCTACAAATCACGGGGAACGATGGAGTTCAATGTGCTGGAAGAATTAAGCACGGCTCTGAACAGGGTCAAGCAGCAGATCCTGATTGAGGAACTCGATCTGCCAAGGGAGCAATTCGAACGGATCACTTCGCCGGTGATGTTGACCAGTGAACAGGTGCTTCTCACTTCGGACGGCGACGGCAAGTCGATCGATGAAGTGATGATGGCTTATCTGCTCGTCTATGTCATGATCTTCTTCCTGTACATGGCGGTTATCATGTATGGTCAGATGATCGCGACGGAGATCACCGCCGAGAAAAGCTCGCGGGTGATGGAGATCCTAATCTCTTCGGTGTCCCCGATCACGCAGATGGCCGGAAAGCTGATCGGCATCTGTCTGCTAGGCCTTGTGCAGCTGCTATTCTTCGTCGCGGTGATCGTCGGAAACTTTCTCTTGGTACCGGGCAATACCGATGTGATCCATGAGATCGGATTCGATCTGAGCAAGCTGGATTCGAGCTTATTCTACTACTTCTTGATCTTCTATTTGATCGGCTATTTCACCTACGGTACTCTGTCGGCGGCGATCGGCTCTTTGGTCAGCCGCACGGAGGAGCTGAATCAGGCGATCACGCCGGTGATGGTGCTCGTCATTATCGCTTTCTTCATCGCCTTCTCCGGAACGCAGAATCCGAATACACCGATGATCACGATTACGTCTTATGTGCCGTTCCTCGCGCCGCTCATCATGTTCGTGCGCATCGGCATGAGTGATCCGGCATTATGGGAGATCTGGCTGTCGATCGCCATTCAGCTTGCCGCGATCTGGGGATTGAGCTGGCTGTCGGCGAAGATCTACCGCACTGGCGTGCTCATGTACGGCAAGCGTCCTACGCTGAAGGAACTCTGGAAGGCGATGAAAGCGTACGGAATCTGA
- a CDS encoding ABC transporter ATP-binding protein — MIRLLRYLRPHWKAAILAPLLMVLEVVMDLLQPALMASIIDHGVMAGDFAHIGRTGLIMITVALIGIIGGVGCTIYSSIAAQRFGADLRHDLFQHVQTFSFKNLDDLKTGSLITRLTNDIVQIQMMVQMLLRIFVRSPLLAVGSIVMAVIISPKLAGILAVSVPLLFIVMFMIIRLALPMFTKVQQRLDRVNTVLQENLAGMRVSKAFVRADYEKKRFGRANTDYTQTAVRAQRLVAVNMPILMLILNVSIIIVLLMGGKDVIGGSFEVGSLVAFINYVTQVLFSMSSVAMLLVRLSSAKVSADRVLEVMNTQSEIRPPAKPVKVAAGDMGRVEFQSVSFSYGSSSELVLQDVSFTVEHGQKVAIIGATGAGKSSLVGLIPRLYDATSGAVLVGGVDVREHDLYELRRQIGIVLQETILFSGTIRDNIRFGKPEAAEEEVIAAAKAAQAHDFITALPNGYDTQLGQRGVNLSGGQKQRIAIARALILKPAILILDDSTSALDMGTESRLQQALAELMRGRTTIMIAQRISSVMDADTILVMDQGRIAASGTHAELLASNRIYQEIYESQLGKEEARYG; from the coding sequence ATGATTAGACTGTTGCGTTATCTTCGGCCGCATTGGAAGGCGGCGATACTGGCGCCGCTGCTCATGGTCTTGGAAGTCGTGATGGATCTGCTGCAGCCTGCGCTTATGGCAAGTATCATCGACCACGGCGTCATGGCGGGGGATTTTGCCCATATTGGACGGACGGGACTGATCATGATCACGGTGGCGCTGATCGGGATCATCGGCGGCGTAGGCTGCACGATCTACTCATCCATCGCCGCCCAGCGATTCGGAGCGGATCTAAGGCATGATCTCTTCCAGCATGTACAGACGTTCTCCTTCAAGAATCTGGATGATCTAAAGACCGGTTCGCTGATCACCCGCTTGACCAACGATATCGTCCAGATTCAGATGATGGTGCAGATGCTGCTGCGCATCTTCGTCCGTTCACCGCTGCTTGCTGTCGGCAGTATCGTCATGGCGGTCATCATCAGTCCGAAGCTGGCGGGGATCTTGGCCGTCTCCGTGCCGCTCTTGTTCATCGTGATGTTCATGATCATCCGCCTGGCTTTGCCGATGTTCACCAAAGTGCAGCAGCGTCTAGACCGCGTGAACACCGTGCTCCAGGAGAACTTGGCGGGGATGCGCGTCTCGAAGGCGTTTGTGCGGGCGGATTATGAGAAAAAACGCTTCGGTCGAGCGAACACGGATTATACGCAGACGGCGGTCCGAGCACAGCGGCTGGTGGCCGTGAACATGCCGATCCTGATGTTGATCCTGAATGTCAGCATCATCATCGTCCTCTTGATGGGAGGCAAGGATGTCATCGGCGGTTCTTTTGAAGTGGGGAGTTTGGTGGCGTTTATCAACTATGTGACACAAGTGCTGTTCTCGATGTCCTCTGTGGCGATGCTGCTGGTTCGACTGTCGAGTGCCAAAGTGTCCGCCGATCGCGTGTTAGAAGTGATGAATACGCAGTCAGAGATACGTCCGCCGGCGAAGCCGGTGAAGGTTGCAGCTGGGGATATGGGCCGGGTCGAGTTCCAGAGCGTCAGCTTCTCCTATGGTTCATCATCGGAGCTCGTCCTGCAAGATGTCAGTTTCACCGTAGAGCATGGACAGAAAGTCGCGATCATCGGCGCTACCGGTGCGGGGAAATCCTCCCTGGTCGGTTTGATCCCGCGCCTCTATGATGCGACAAGCGGTGCCGTGCTTGTGGGCGGTGTTGATGTGCGTGAACATGATCTGTATGAACTGCGCAGACAGATCGGCATCGTGCTGCAGGAGACGATCCTCTTCTCCGGCACGATCCGCGATAATATCCGCTTCGGCAAGCCGGAGGCCGCGGAGGAGGAGGTCATCGCCGCGGCGAAGGCAGCCCAAGCCCATGACTTCATCACCGCTCTCCCGAACGGCTATGATACGCAGCTCGGCCAGCGCGGCGTGAACCTGTCCGGAGGGCAGAAGCAGCGCATCGCCATTGCGCGGGCGCTGATCCTTAAGCCGGCGATCCTGATCTTGGACGACAGCACCAGCGCCCTCGATATGGGGACGGAGTCCCGTCTGCAGCAGGCTTTGGCGGAGCTGATGCGGGGACGGACGACGATCATGATCGCCCAGCGGATCTCCTCCGTCATGGATGCGGACACCATCCTGGTGATGGATCAAGGAAGGATCGCCGCCTCGGGGACCCATGCGGAGCTGCTGGCATCGAACCGAATCTATCAAGAGATCTACGAGTCCCAATTGGGGAAGGAGGAAGCAAGATATGGCTAA
- a CDS encoding ABC transporter permease: MSKLGSVIRFTFWSQARTRGFIIGTVFFCLLITIGIHLPLIIQAFNFGGTDKIAVLPSSSQLPAALHAFYTEQEEAEIEIILLDDQGSFEANEALAKEMLFSGEIDGYLIIPGDEQTIAAEAQFKSKDAGSSVQNKLQTALQFLRTSMVAAQFQLSGEELAELNRTFIVESIHIMENDAGKSEQEIAMTIVFVFVMLSMLFGSIFGGGAMVATEVSSEKSSRVMEILITSVKPMVQMFGKVIGVFLIGFVQILIYAAVAIINLMLPYNREAFANFNLDLSALSISMLLYFILFYLIGYFAYAVLFAAAGSIVSRTEDVNQVISPIMVLSLLTFYVAIFSVSNAGALYVEILSFVPLFTPVLMFLRIGLSDPAIWEIVLAVAVNIGFIVVTGWLAAKIYRAGVLMYGKRPALKEVWKAMRYY, translated from the coding sequence ATGAGTAAGCTTGGCTCAGTGATCCGATTTACCTTCTGGAGTCAAGCGCGGACAAGGGGATTTATCATCGGTACGGTATTCTTCTGCCTCTTGATCACCATCGGGATTCATCTGCCGCTGATCATCCAGGCGTTCAACTTCGGCGGTACGGATAAGATCGCCGTGTTGCCATCTTCATCGCAATTGCCTGCTGCGCTGCATGCGTTCTACACCGAACAAGAGGAAGCGGAGATCGAGATCATCCTGCTTGACGATCAGGGAAGCTTCGAAGCGAACGAGGCCTTGGCGAAGGAGATGCTGTTCTCCGGTGAGATCGACGGGTATCTCATCATTCCCGGGGATGAGCAGACCATCGCAGCAGAAGCTCAGTTCAAATCGAAGGACGCCGGTTCCAGCGTACAGAACAAGCTGCAGACGGCCCTGCAGTTCCTTAGAACGAGCATGGTGGCTGCCCAGTTCCAGTTATCCGGTGAGGAGCTGGCGGAGCTGAACAGAACCTTCATCGTCGAAAGCATCCACATCATGGAGAATGACGCCGGCAAATCGGAACAGGAGATCGCGATGACGATCGTCTTCGTCTTCGTCATGCTGTCGATGCTCTTCGGCTCGATCTTCGGCGGCGGGGCCATGGTCGCAACCGAGGTCAGCTCGGAGAAAAGCTCGCGGGTGATGGAGATCCTGATCACCAGCGTCAAACCGATGGTGCAGATGTTCGGGAAAGTCATCGGTGTGTTCCTGATCGGATTCGTGCAGATCCTCATCTATGCAGCGGTGGCGATCATCAACTTGATGCTGCCGTATAACCGCGAGGCTTTCGCCAATTTTAATCTGGATCTGAGCGCCTTGTCGATCTCGATGCTGCTTTACTTCATCCTCTTCTATCTGATCGGTTACTTCGCCTATGCCGTCCTGTTCGCTGCCGCGGGGTCGATCGTCAGCCGTACGGAGGATGTGAACCAGGTGATCAGCCCGATTATGGTTCTCTCCCTGCTTACATTCTACGTGGCGATCTTCTCCGTATCGAATGCCGGTGCGCTGTATGTGGAGATCCTATCCTTCGTGCCTTTGTTTACGCCGGTGTTGATGTTCCTGAGGATCGGGCTCAGCGATCCGGCGATCTGGGAGATCGTGCTGGCTGTGGCTGTCAATATCGGCTTTATCGTCGTGACGGGCTGGCTGGCAGCGAAGATCTATCGCGCCGGAGTCCTCATGTACGGCAAGCGGCCGGCACTGAAGGAAGTTTGGAAAGCGATGCGTTATTATTGA
- a CDS encoding MarR family winged helix-turn-helix transcriptional regulator gives MRRHGHSGRGQGHGGHRRIRDKPIMAMMYHISRHHFNHIHAELSEYDVYPGQPPLMFALARQNGQSQKELAEQLEITPATLTVMIKRMEKNGLLRREADVEDQRISRIYLTDKGLEILEDVRETLERLEQQAIEGFTDEDIHILRQLLLRINRNISRSRGTSRSEAEAGAEENMEASAEANTEASEDSNEADEDMKDEASNNDDEVQDD, from the coding sequence ATGCGCAGACATGGACATAGCGGCAGAGGACAGGGGCATGGAGGGCACCGCCGCATCCGGGATAAACCGATCATGGCGATGATGTACCATATCTCAAGACACCACTTTAACCATATTCACGCGGAACTCAGTGAGTATGATGTCTATCCCGGACAGCCGCCGCTGATGTTCGCCTTAGCCCGGCAGAACGGGCAGAGTCAGAAGGAATTGGCAGAACAGCTGGAGATCACGCCGGCGACGCTGACGGTGATGATCAAACGCATGGAGAAGAACGGGCTCTTGCGCCGTGAGGCGGATGTGGAAGATCAGCGGATCTCGCGGATCTATCTGACAGATAAAGGGCTCGAGATCCTGGAAGATGTGCGCGAGACCTTAGAACGATTGGAACAGCAAGCCATCGAAGGCTTTACCGATGAGGACATTCATATCCTGCGTCAACTATTGCTGAGGATCAATCGGAATATCAGCAGATCCCGCGGCACATCCCGCAGTGAAGCCGAGGCCGGGGCCGAGGAAAATATGGAGGCAAGTGCTGAGGCCAATACCGAGGCAAGTGAAGATTCGAATGAAGCAGATGAAGATATGAAGGATGAAGCTTCGAATAACGATGATGAGGTGCAAGATGATTAG
- a CDS encoding MFS transporter: MHETITINSCKERIGVEKRPARIQQRLNKVYVLQVATIFVGFVIFGISENIKGPAIPRIQFDFMLSEAQVGTLLSLNSLGYLIACSFTAYLTRLWGIKRVTVMAFASMTIAGVFMFLAQQFGWFTASYFLMYIGNGMLEIALAILGARIFVRNTGMMMNIAHGFYGLSSIAAPLIATGLMKVTIYGYTLDWRGMYLVMLSLSIIPMILTLMGKFPEAEEETAERTPVSTLLRDPALWLTVLILTFGVVSELAVGGWLVNFLEKAYDWDTVSASGMLSMFFVCFTFARLFLGTLTDRFGYTLSLIVFSLASGLCTFGALIFGEPAAFLFALSGAGIAMIYPTVMALIAKRYPKESDTVITFTVTLMGVGSVIGNYLIGGVIEVTKHLYGSDTSLGLLRGLQAGYGVIGLCALLCTVSGIVLYSYLHKRKEIV, encoded by the coding sequence ATGCATGAGACGATCACGATTAACAGCTGCAAGGAGAGAATCGGAGTGGAGAAGCGTCCAGCAAGGATACAACAGAGATTAAACAAAGTCTATGTTCTGCAAGTGGCGACGATTTTCGTCGGTTTTGTTATTTTCGGGATCTCAGAGAATATCAAAGGACCTGCGATCCCCCGCATTCAATTCGATTTCATGCTGAGTGAAGCGCAGGTGGGGACACTGCTGTCCTTAAATTCCCTCGGATATCTGATCGCTTGCTCCTTTACAGCGTACTTAACCAGACTGTGGGGAATTAAACGCGTGACGGTCATGGCCTTTGCGTCCATGACGATTGCCGGCGTGTTTATGTTCCTCGCGCAGCAGTTCGGCTGGTTTACAGCATCCTATTTTCTGATGTACATCGGCAACGGCATGCTGGAGATTGCACTCGCCATCCTGGGGGCGCGGATCTTCGTGCGCAATACCGGAATGATGATGAATATCGCCCACGGCTTCTACGGACTCAGTTCCATCGCCGCGCCGCTGATCGCCACGGGACTGATGAAAGTGACGATCTACGGCTATACCTTAGATTGGCGGGGTATGTATCTCGTCATGCTGTCCCTGTCGATCATCCCGATGATATTGACGCTTATGGGCAAGTTTCCTGAGGCAGAAGAAGAGACGGCAGAGCGCACCCCGGTAAGTACATTGCTTAGGGATCCGGCGCTGTGGCTGACCGTGCTCATCTTGACCTTCGGTGTTGTCTCCGAGTTGGCCGTCGGCGGATGGCTCGTCAACTTCCTGGAGAAGGCTTATGACTGGGATACCGTATCGGCTTCCGGGATGCTGTCCATGTTCTTCGTCTGCTTCACGTTTGCGCGTCTATTCCTGGGAACGTTGACGGATCGCTTCGGATATACCCTGTCTCTGATCGTGTTTTCGCTGGCATCCGGGTTGTGTACCTTTGGGGCGCTGATATTCGGTGAACCCGCGGCGTTCCTGTTTGCACTGTCCGGCGCAGGAATCGCGATGATCTATCCGACGGTGATGGCGCTTATCGCGAAGCGATACCCGAAGGAGAGTGATACGGTCATCACCTTTACGGTCACTTTGATGGGGGTTGGGAGCGTCATCGGCAACTATCTAATCGGCGGTGTGATCGAGGTGACGAAACATCTATACGGCTCAGACACTTCGCTGGGTCTGCTCCGCGGTCTGCAAGCGGGTTATGGTGTAATTGGATTATGTGCTTTGCTGTGCACGGTTTCAGGGATTGTGCTCTATTCCTATCTGCACAAGCGGAAGGAGATCGTATAG
- a CDS encoding TetR/AcrR family transcriptional regulator produces the protein MSPRAGIDKQVILRTAAEMADQYGFEEVTVARLARALNIRPPSLYNHIEGLNELRRELSIYSVQMLYDHLMHAVNGRSKEEAIEALCLAYLDFSRRHPGLYEAAQLAPSPEEEEWIRLSYQVVELIMTILEPYGLQGDEAVHHVRILRSLLHGFASLEQKNGFGLPLNLEETQRRMIAVLIAGIQSQAEYR, from the coding sequence ATGTCACCTAGAGCAGGAATCGATAAGCAGGTGATCTTGCGGACGGCTGCGGAGATGGCCGATCAATACGGTTTCGAAGAAGTGACGGTAGCCAGATTAGCCAGGGCCCTGAACATTCGTCCGCCGTCGCTGTACAACCATATCGAGGGACTGAATGAGCTGCGCCGTGAGCTGTCGATCTATTCCGTTCAAATGTTGTACGATCATCTGATGCATGCCGTGAATGGGCGAAGCAAGGAAGAAGCGATCGAAGCACTGTGTCTGGCGTATCTGGATTTTTCCCGGCGGCACCCTGGATTATATGAAGCGGCACAGCTTGCCCCTTCGCCGGAGGAGGAAGAATGGATCCGTTTGTCCTACCAAGTCGTGGAGTTGATCATGACGATCCTGGAGCCGTACGGATTACAGGGGGATGAAGCGGTGCATCATGTTCGCATCCTGCGCAGTCTGCTGCATGGATTTGCTTCTTTGGAACAAAAAAACGGGTTCGGCTTGCCGCTGAACTTAGAAGAAACCCAGCGCAGAATGATCGCTGTGCTGATCGCCGGCATCCAATCCCAAGCTGAATATCGTTAA
- a CDS encoding sugar phosphate isomerase/epimerase family protein: protein MPDYSIGLQLYTVRGPMSADPEGTLRRAAEIGYRGVEFAGYYGMEAGALKQLLAELHLTPVSNHVSYERMLTHAEEEIAYMKEIGGHTLTIPYLSEAHYASSEAWREVCRNLAEIGKRCRAEGIQLLYHNHDFEFRVKLEEKPIIDTLFESAAPEVLQMELDACWAYAAGYDPVGYIHKYQGRIPVIHLKDYRPTEQGPFTVELGEGIVPLREIAGAAAVIGTKWLIVEQDECLGDPLESVRKSYAWIQENL from the coding sequence ATGCCGGATTATTCAATTGGGCTGCAGTTATATACCGTGCGCGGTCCGATGAGCGCGGATCCGGAAGGAACGCTCAGACGGGCAGCCGAGATCGGATATCGGGGAGTCGAATTCGCCGGTTATTATGGGATGGAGGCGGGCGCGCTTAAGCAGCTGCTTGCAGAATTGCATCTAACACCTGTTAGTAATCATGTTTCTTATGAGCGCATGTTGACCCATGCAGAAGAAGAAATCGCTTATATGAAGGAGATCGGCGGGCATACGCTGACGATTCCCTACTTGAGCGAAGCGCATTATGCATCAAGTGAGGCTTGGCGGGAAGTCTGCCGTAATCTCGCTGAGATTGGAAAGCGGTGCCGAGCGGAAGGAATCCAGCTGCTCTATCATAACCATGACTTTGAATTTCGCGTGAAGCTGGAGGAGAAGCCGATCATCGATACGCTGTTCGAATCGGCTGCGCCCGAAGTTCTGCAGATGGAACTGGATGCTTGCTGGGCCTATGCGGCCGGGTATGATCCCGTCGGTTACATCCACAAGTATCAAGGCCGGATCCCGGTGATTCACCTTAAGGATTACCGGCCGACGGAACAAGGTCCGTTCACCGTAGAGCTGGGAGAGGGGATCGTGCCGCTTAGGGAGATAGCAGGCGCAGCAGCCGTTATTGGAACCAAGTGGCTGATCGTAGAGCAGGATGAATGCTTGGGAGATCCGCTTGAAAGCGTGCGCAAGAGTTATGCATGGATTCAAGAAAATCTATAA